One Jannaschia sp. GRR-S6-38 genomic window carries:
- a CDS encoding type III secretion system chaperone family protein: MLHQRHQFSETGDLHPIDLVETVAETHEWDFDRVAEDQIAMVVEGQWRSYSVTLAWSDHDETLRLICCFEMEPPAHSLPRLYEVLNLANDQCWAGSFSFWADQKMMVYRYGLVLAGGACAQVEQINHMVAEAVLAGERYYPAFQLVCWGGRHPDDAMQVAMAEAYGHA, from the coding sequence ATGCTCCACCAGCGGCACCAATTCTCCGAAACCGGCGACCTGCACCCCATCGACCTGGTCGAGACGGTGGCCGAGACCCATGAATGGGATTTCGACCGCGTGGCCGAGGACCAGATCGCCATGGTGGTCGAGGGCCAGTGGCGCAGCTACTCGGTCACCTTGGCCTGGTCCGACCATGACGAGACGCTGCGCCTGATCTGCTGCTTCGAGATGGAGCCGCCGGCCCACAGCCTGCCGCGCCTCTACGAGGTGCTGAACCTCGCCAACGACCAGTGCTGGGCGGGGTCCTTCAGCTTCTGGGCCGACCAGAAGATGATGGTCTATCGCTACGGTCTGGTGCTGGCCGGCGGGGCCTGCGCGCAGGTCGAGCAGATCAACCACATGGTCGCCGAGGCGGTGCTGGCGGGCGAGCGCTACTACCCCGCGTTCCAGCTGGTCTGCTGGGGCGGGCGGCATCCCGACGACGCCATGCAGGTCGCCATGGCCGAGGCCTACGGCCACGCCTGA
- the proC gene encoding pyrroline-5-carboxylate reductase, translating to MDFTDINRRGVVLLGCGKMGSAMLAGWLEGGLAPASVTVIDPAPSDWLRSTGVVLNADPPAAPAVTLIAVKPQMMGEALPALRGLSDTLFVTVAAGTPIAAYEAALGEIRLVRAMPNTPAAVGRGITAIVGNGAATAADLDLAEGFLGAVGEVVRLDAEAQVDAVTGVSGSGPAYVFHMIETMAAAGEAEGLSRELALRLARATVAGAGALAMTGEDPARLRENVTSPNGTTQAGLEVLMAELPDLMARTVAAAARRSRELAG from the coding sequence ATGGATTTCACCGATATCAACCGCCGCGGCGTGGTGCTCCTGGGCTGCGGCAAGATGGGCTCGGCGATGCTGGCGGGCTGGCTCGAAGGCGGGCTGGCCCCCGCTTCCGTCACGGTGATCGATCCCGCCCCGTCGGACTGGCTGCGGAGCACCGGCGTCGTGCTGAACGCCGATCCGCCCGCCGCCCCGGCTGTCACGCTGATCGCCGTCAAGCCGCAGATGATGGGCGAGGCGCTGCCCGCCTTGCGGGGCCTGTCGGACACGCTCTTCGTCACCGTGGCCGCCGGCACGCCGATCGCCGCCTACGAGGCCGCGCTGGGCGAGATCCGGCTGGTCCGCGCCATGCCCAACACGCCGGCGGCGGTGGGCCGGGGCATCACGGCAATCGTGGGCAACGGCGCGGCGACGGCGGCGGATTTGGACCTGGCCGAGGGCTTCCTCGGCGCCGTGGGCGAGGTGGTGCGCCTCGACGCGGAGGCGCAGGTGGATGCGGTGACCGGGGTCTCGGGCTCGGGCCCGGCCTATGTCTTCCACATGATCGAGACGATGGCCGCGGCGGGCGAGGCCGAGGGCCTGTCCCGCGAGCTGGCGCTGCGGCTGGCGCGCGCCACCGTGGCGGGCGCGGGCGCGCTGGCGATGACCGGCGAGGATCCGGCGCGGCTGCGCGAGAACGTGACCAGCCCGAACGGCACGACGCAGGCCGGGCTGGAGGTGCTGATGGCCGAATTGCCCGACCTGATGGCGCGCACCGTCGCCGCCGCGGCCCGCCGCTCGCGGGAGCTGGCGGGATGA
- a CDS encoding 2-hydroxyacid dehydrogenase, producing the protein MAAAADRFDVTCRDSTQPMDLAECRDALAGADVILPTLGDAFGAEAFTGAIRAKGLANFGVGYNHIDVDAARAAGLAVANTPGAVTDATADIAMTLILMTARRAGEGERLVRAGAWRGWHPTQMLGLHVTGKTVGIVGMGRIGQAVARRCRAGFGMEVLYWNRRPKPVEDARQVDSLADLCAASDVVVMAVAAAPETRHLMDAAALAAMRPHAVLVNIARGDVVDEAALIEALRAGRIGGAGLDVYEEEPHVPDALMGCENAVLLPHLGTAALEVREAMGRMALDNAIAIAEGRAPPNPV; encoded by the coding sequence ATGGCCGCCGCGGCCGATCGGTTCGACGTCACCTGCCGCGACAGCACGCAGCCGATGGACCTGGCCGAATGCCGCGATGCGCTGGCCGGGGCCGACGTGATCCTGCCCACGCTGGGCGACGCCTTCGGGGCGGAGGCCTTTACCGGCGCGATCCGCGCCAAGGGGCTGGCGAATTTCGGGGTGGGCTACAACCATATCGACGTGGATGCCGCGCGGGCGGCGGGGCTGGCGGTGGCGAACACGCCGGGCGCGGTGACCGACGCGACGGCGGATATCGCGATGACGCTGATCCTGATGACCGCGCGCCGCGCCGGCGAGGGCGAGCGGCTGGTCCGGGCGGGCGCGTGGCGCGGCTGGCACCCGACGCAAATGCTGGGGCTGCACGTGACCGGCAAGACCGTGGGCATCGTCGGCATGGGCCGGATCGGGCAGGCCGTCGCGCGGCGCTGTCGCGCCGGATTCGGGATGGAGGTCCTGTACTGGAACCGCCGGCCGAAGCCGGTCGAAGACGCGCGGCAGGTCGACAGCCTGGCCGATCTCTGCGCCGCGTCGGACGTGGTCGTCATGGCCGTCGCCGCCGCGCCCGAGACGCGTCACCTGATGGACGCAGCCGCGCTGGCCGCGATGCGCCCGCATGCCGTGCTCGTGAACATCGCGCGCGGCGACGTGGTGGACGAGGCCGCGCTGATCGAGGCGCTGCGGGCCGGCCGGATCGGCGGCGCCGGGCTCGACGTCTACGAAGAGGAGCCCCATGTGCCCGACGCGCTTATGGGCTGCGAGAATGCCGTCCTGCTGCCGCATCTGGGCACCGCCGCGCTGGAGGTGCGCGAGGCGATGGGGCGCATGGCGCTCGACAACGCCATCGCCATCGCCGAGGGCCGCGCGCCGCCGAACCCGGTCTAA
- a CDS encoding NAD-dependent succinate-semialdehyde dehydrogenase: protein MAFQDWMKQANLIDGDWVGADGGATIDVTNPVDGSVIGTVPKAGKAETERAIAAAQAAFAGFRDMALMERCALLWKLHDALMDNQKDLAELLTVEMGKPMAESVGEIAIGAQYVRWFAEEARRAKGEIVPAGVNGRRILVTKHAIGVVGMITPWNFPSSMLARKVAPALAVGCPIVAKPATATPYSGLAWGALAEQAGYPKGVVNILTGGARDIAGAMMAAPEVRKITFTGSTEVGKELIRQSADTVKKVSMELGGNAPFIVFDDADLEAAVEGTMVSKFRNAGQTCVCANRIYVQSGIHDAFVARLKERTEALKVGDGREAGVEQGPMIDQAAVEKVEEFVTDAREKGGEIVTGGRRHANGGTFFQPTVVTGATQAMKFATEEIFGPLAPVFRFDTEDEAIEMANATVYGLACYAYTKDLGRAFRLNEGLQYGMIGINSGLITTVEAPFGGVKESGLGKEGGSQGLEDYLETKYVCIDGI from the coding sequence ATGGCGTTCCAGGACTGGATGAAGCAGGCGAACCTGATCGACGGCGACTGGGTCGGCGCCGATGGCGGCGCGACGATCGACGTCACGAACCCGGTGGACGGGTCGGTGATCGGCACCGTCCCGAAGGCCGGCAAGGCCGAGACCGAGCGCGCCATCGCCGCCGCGCAAGCGGCCTTCGCGGGCTTTCGCGACATGGCCCTGATGGAGCGCTGCGCCCTGCTCTGGAAGCTGCACGACGCGCTGATGGACAACCAGAAGGACCTGGCCGAGCTTCTGACCGTCGAGATGGGCAAGCCCATGGCGGAGTCGGTGGGCGAGATCGCCATCGGCGCGCAATATGTCCGCTGGTTCGCCGAGGAGGCGCGCCGCGCCAAGGGCGAGATCGTGCCCGCGGGCGTGAACGGCCGCCGCATCCTGGTGACCAAGCACGCGATCGGCGTGGTCGGCATGATCACGCCCTGGAATTTCCCCAGCTCGATGCTGGCCCGCAAGGTCGCGCCCGCGCTGGCCGTGGGCTGCCCCATCGTCGCCAAGCCCGCGACCGCGACCCCCTATTCGGGCCTCGCCTGGGGCGCGCTGGCCGAGCAGGCGGGCTATCCGAAGGGCGTGGTGAATATCCTGACCGGCGGCGCGCGCGATATCGCCGGCGCGATGATGGCCGCGCCGGAGGTGCGCAAGATCACCTTCACCGGCTCGACCGAGGTCGGCAAGGAGCTGATCCGCCAGTCGGCGGACACGGTGAAGAAGGTGTCGATGGAGCTGGGCGGCAACGCGCCCTTCATCGTCTTCGACGACGCCGATCTGGAGGCCGCGGTCGAAGGGACGATGGTCTCGAAGTTCCGCAACGCCGGCCAGACCTGCGTCTGCGCCAACCGTATCTACGTGCAATCGGGCATCCACGACGCCTTCGTTGCGCGGCTGAAGGAGCGGACCGAAGCCCTGAAGGTCGGCGACGGGCGCGAGGCGGGGGTCGAGCAGGGCCCGATGATCGACCAGGCGGCGGTCGAGAAGGTCGAGGAGTTCGTCACTGATGCGCGCGAGAAGGGCGGCGAGATCGTCACCGGCGGCCGGCGCCACGCCAATGGCGGCACCTTCTTCCAGCCCACCGTCGTCACCGGCGCCACGCAGGCGATGAAATTCGCCACCGAGGAGATCTTCGGCCCGCTGGCGCCGGTCTTCCGCTTCGACACCGAGGACGAGGCGATCGAGATGGCCAACGCCACGGTCTACGGCCTGGCCTGCTATGCCTACACGAAGGATCTCGGGCGCGCCTTCCGGCTGAACGAAGGGCTGCAATACGGGATGATCGGCATCAATTCGGGCCTGATCACCACCGTCGAGGCGCCCTTCGGCGGCGTGAAGGAGAGCGGGCTGGGCAAGGAAGGCGGGAGCCAGGGGCTCGAGGATTACCTCGAGACGAAATACGTCTGCATCGACGGGATCTGA
- a CDS encoding aldose epimerase family protein, which produces MTRPLHSISGHGLTAHFTDMGAILHDLRLDGHAPPLVLGLQDLDHYPEHSNYMGATAGRMANRLGDARFGLDGMTHRTDPNFKGRHTLHGGSEGTGKRVWTLTERGEDYLIFALLLADGEMGFPGAMRVTASFACRPGATLRIEYEAVCDAPTLCNFAHHSYWNLDGNPTLADHVLTVAADRYVAVDSDLIPVGVAPVDGTEFDFRQGRALPHDGLLDHNLCLSDARTDLRELGRLHSTASGVTMRIATTEPGLQVYDGAKLATPVPGLEGRTYRAHAGCALEPQLWPDAPNQPGFPSAVLRPGETYHQISTFQFSKG; this is translated from the coding sequence TTGACGCGGCCGCTCCATTCCATTTCGGGCCACGGCCTGACCGCGCACTTCACCGATATGGGCGCGATCCTGCACGATCTGCGCCTCGACGGCCACGCGCCGCCGCTGGTGCTGGGCCTGCAGGATCTCGACCACTATCCCGAGCATTCCAACTACATGGGCGCCACGGCCGGGCGAATGGCCAATCGGCTGGGCGATGCGCGCTTCGGGCTGGACGGCATGACCCATCGCACCGACCCGAACTTCAAGGGCCGCCACACCCTGCATGGCGGGTCCGAGGGCACGGGAAAGCGCGTTTGGACGCTGACCGAACGGGGCGAGGACTACCTGATCTTCGCGCTCCTGCTGGCCGATGGCGAGATGGGCTTCCCCGGCGCGATGCGGGTGACCGCCAGCTTCGCCTGCCGCCCCGGCGCGACGCTCCGGATCGAATACGAGGCCGTCTGCGACGCACCCACGCTGTGCAACTTCGCGCATCACTCCTATTGGAACCTCGACGGCAACCCGACGCTGGCCGATCACGTCCTGACCGTCGCCGCCGACCGCTATGTCGCCGTCGACAGCGACCTGATCCCGGTGGGCGTGGCGCCGGTCGACGGCACGGAGTTCGACTTTCGGCAGGGCCGCGCGCTGCCGCATGACGGGCTGCTCGACCACAATCTCTGCCTCTCGGACGCGCGCACCGATCTGCGCGAGTTGGGGCGGCTGCACTCCACAGCCAGCGGCGTGACGATGCGGATCGCCACGACCGAGCCCGGGCTTCAGGTCTATGACGGAGCCAAGCTGGCCACCCCGGTGCCGGGGCTCGAGGGGCGGACCTATCGCGCCCATGCCGGCTGCGCGCTCGAGCCGCAGCTCTGGCCCGACGCGCCGAACCAGCCGGGCTTTCCCTCGGCGGTGCTGCGCCCGGGCGAGACCTACCACCAGATATCGACCTTCCAATTCTCGAAAGGATGA
- a CDS encoding hydroxyacid dehydrogenase — translation MAKILITEFMDAAWVDWLRDRATVTYQPDLPDRPDDLARLADDADALIVRNRTQVRGGLLGAGFTCVGRLGVGLDNIDIEACADRDIAVFPATGANTLSVAEYVVTTAAILLRGAYMMRPQMEAGDWPRAAAGQGREIAGKTMGFVGFGEIARETARLAGAMGMTCLASDPYAEEFPGAMEGTAEEVLREADVLTLHVPLTGETRGMMDARAIAAMKPGAVLVNAARGGILDEAALADALRSGHLAGAALDTFETEPLGPDHPFADVPNLILTPHVGGVTAEANARVSEMTARRVAAHLGLD, via the coding sequence ATGGCGAAGATCCTGATCACCGAATTCATGGACGCGGCCTGGGTCGATTGGCTGCGCGACCGGGCGACGGTCACCTACCAGCCCGACCTGCCCGACCGGCCCGACGACCTGGCGCGGCTGGCCGACGATGCGGACGCGCTGATCGTGCGCAACCGGACGCAGGTGCGCGGCGGGCTGCTCGGGGCGGGCTTCACCTGCGTCGGGCGGCTCGGCGTGGGGCTCGACAATATCGACATCGAGGCCTGCGCCGATCGCGACATCGCCGTCTTCCCGGCCACCGGCGCCAACACGCTCTCGGTCGCGGAATACGTGGTGACGACCGCTGCGATCCTGCTGCGCGGGGCCTACATGATGCGCCCGCAGATGGAGGCGGGCGACTGGCCGCGCGCCGCCGCCGGGCAGGGCCGCGAGATCGCGGGCAAGACCATGGGTTTCGTGGGCTTCGGCGAGATCGCGCGCGAGACGGCGCGGCTGGCCGGCGCGATGGGCATGACCTGTCTCGCCTCGGATCCCTACGCCGAGGAGTTTCCCGGCGCGATGGAAGGCACCGCCGAGGAGGTGCTGCGCGAGGCGGACGTGCTGACCCTGCACGTGCCGCTGACGGGCGAGACGCGCGGCATGATGGACGCCCGCGCCATCGCCGCGATGAAGCCCGGCGCCGTCCTGGTCAATGCCGCGCGCGGCGGCATCCTCGACGAGGCGGCACTGGCCGACGCGCTGCGCTCGGGCCACCTCGCGGGGGCCGCGCTCGACACGTTCGAGACCGAGCCGCTGGGCCCGGACCACCCCTTCGCGGACGTGCCCAACCTGATCCTGACGCCGCATGTCGGCGGCGTGACGGCGGAGGCGAACGCCCGCGTCTCCGAGATGACCGCGCGCCGGGTCGCCGCCCATCTGGGGCTCGATTGA
- a CDS encoding Gfo/Idh/MocA family protein, with the protein MIRYGLIGGGMMGQEHIRNINLLADARVTAVADPDEGMRRLSLATAEAAKGYLTADDLIAEDPCDIYLVAAPNDLHAGLLQRLMATDKPILVEKPLATTSADCRDLLNMAKGRRAPIWVAMEYRYMPPVQRLLAALEQGATGTPRMVSIREHRFPFLPKIDDWNRFNARTGGTLVEKCCHFWDLMRLIVRSDPVRVYASAGVDVNHRDERYAGGIPDIVDNAFVVVDFANGTRGMLDLCMFAEGSHWQEQIAVTGPNARCEAFIPGPARFAPDGAPREAEFVTSVRALKRETREIVHTPEELLIAGDHHGSTFYQHERFLDLVRRGGGTPEVTLEDGYWSVLVGEAAEESARSGQAISLIGKGP; encoded by the coding sequence ATGATCCGCTACGGGCTGATCGGCGGGGGCATGATGGGGCAGGAGCATATCCGCAACATCAACCTCCTGGCCGATGCCCGCGTCACCGCCGTGGCCGACCCGGACGAGGGGATGCGCCGGCTCAGCCTCGCCACGGCGGAGGCCGCGAAGGGCTACCTGACCGCCGACGACCTGATCGCCGAGGACCCCTGCGACATCTACCTCGTCGCCGCGCCCAACGACCTGCATGCCGGGCTCCTGCAGCGGCTGATGGCGACCGACAAGCCGATCCTCGTGGAAAAGCCGCTGGCCACCACCTCGGCCGATTGCCGCGACCTTCTGAACATGGCCAAGGGCCGCCGCGCGCCGATCTGGGTGGCGATGGAATATCGCTACATGCCGCCCGTGCAGCGGCTGCTGGCCGCGCTGGAGCAGGGCGCGACCGGCACGCCGCGGATGGTCTCGATCCGCGAACACCGCTTCCCGTTCCTGCCCAAGATCGATGACTGGAACCGCTTCAACGCCCGCACCGGCGGCACGCTGGTCGAGAAATGCTGCCATTTCTGGGACCTGATGCGCCTGATCGTCCGCTCCGACCCGGTGCGCGTCTATGCCAGCGCCGGCGTCGACGTGAACCACCGCGACGAGCGCTATGCCGGCGGCATCCCGGACATCGTCGACAACGCCTTCGTGGTGGTCGATTTCGCCAATGGTACGCGCGGGATGCTGGACCTGTGCATGTTCGCCGAAGGCTCGCACTGGCAGGAGCAGATCGCGGTGACCGGGCCGAACGCCCGTTGCGAGGCCTTCATCCCCGGCCCCGCGCGCTTCGCGCCCGACGGCGCCCCGCGCGAGGCCGAGTTCGTGACCTCGGTCCGCGCGCTCAAGCGCGAGACGCGCGAAATCGTCCACACGCCCGAGGAACTGCTGATCGCGGGCGACCATCACGGCTCGACCTTCTACCAGCACGAGCGCTTCCTCGACCTCGTCCGGCGCGGCGGCGGCACGCCCGAGGTCACGCTGGAAGACGGCTACTGGTCCGTCCTCGTGGGCGAGGCGGCCGAGGAGTCCGCGCGATCGGGACAGGCGATCTCGCTCATCGGAAAGGGCCCCTGA